In one Fusarium keratoplasticum isolate Fu6.1 chromosome 5, whole genome shotgun sequence genomic region, the following are encoded:
- a CDS encoding Zn(2)-C6 fungal-type domain-containing protein yields the protein MFPSPPTELASPTAQNQALDTLRDDIVPEEEKSWFYYLAEISYRRMINRILAVMARDGERGWIDNIGDIIKQCKDFGEQIDIWHSHIPPQIDLKDDAMSNDELAQLVKNREISCREWIHRPLLFYVIHQSPSDPHYDEALPLAQKCLQLSAEHMFRIFGHNRHHGTWYVARCCITRALTLLAAAKSGRIPMPERWKDALEVARWTIHRWSTEAPDLQWAEHVLDNILRNVERDSM from the exons ATgttcccctcccctcctaCAGAGCTAGCCTCCCCGACAGCTCAAAACCAAGCCCTAGACACTCTCCGAGACGACATCGTacctgaagaagaaaagagtTGGTTCTACTATCTCGCCGAGATCTCATACCGAAGAATGATCAATCGAATCTTGGCCGTCATGGCTCGTGATGGAGAAAGAGGGTGGATCGACAATATTGGCGATATCATCAAGCAGTGCAAGGACTTTGGTGAACAGATTGACATTTG GCACTCTCACATCCCACCCCAGATCGACCTCAAAGACGATGCAATGTCCAACGACGAGCTCGCGCAGCTTGTCAAGAACCGAGAGATCAGCTGCCGAGAATGGATTCACAGACCCTTGCTCTTCTACGTCATCCACCAGAGCCCCAGCGATCCTCACTACGACGAGGCCCTTCCCCTGGCCCAAAAATGTCTCCAACTCTCCGCTGAGCACATGTTCCGGATTTTTGGGCATAACCGGCACCATGGAACTTGGTACGTCGCACGTTGTTGCATCACGAGGGCTCTCACGTTGCTTGCTGCCGCCAAGAGCGGGAGGATACCGATGCCAGAACGCTGGAAGGATGCGTTGGAGGTGGCGCGGTGGACGATACATCGGTGGTCAACTGAGGCACCGGATCTTCAATGGGCTGAGCACGTCTTGGACAACATCTTGAGGAACGTTGAAAGGGATTCTATGTAA
- a CDS encoding Zn(2)-C6 fungal-type domain-containing protein, which produces MFNYRDGADQAPQAQSGAAGGQGNKRARTAAMYQRKRAVTACQSCRLRKTKCDNVRPACGFCSKNGAQCIYPGPETSDYSTFDPASLTILDRLNHVVTLLESRPLAVIAQPSDVSRQVSEATMSVNFLTSTAPTAETTTNLPEIDILQTLDIPDFPSAANNCEGVLRWPIFEGLVPDVHSFILESAKEDSGQTENIRTGSLGRGVQEDDFIPLSKKFLAYVHVKNPILDVADYKAQVRDAAENGPRWDGPSCLVVFDILRSCMSRSTFPD; this is translated from the exons ATGTTCAACTACAGAGATGGAGCAGATCAAGCGCCTCAGGCCCAGTCCGGGGCCGCCGGGGGCCAGGGTAACAAGAGAGCACGCACGGCAGCCATGTATCAGCGAAAACGCGCCGTGACGGCATGTCAGAGCTGTCGGTTGAGAAAGACAAAGTGCGATAATGTTCGGCCGGCGTGTGGTTTCTGTTCCAAGAATGGAGCACAATGCATATACCCTGGTCCCGAAACATCGGACTATTCGAC TTTCGACCCGGCCAGCTTGACCATCCTAGACCGCCTCAACCATGTTGTCACACTTTTGGAGTCTCGACCCCTAGCAGTCATCGCTCAGCCCTCAGATGTCTCACGGCAGGTCTCAGAGGCTACCATGTCAGTCAACTTCCTGACTTCTACTGCTCCTACTGCTGAAACCACCACCAATCTCCCCGAGatcgacatcctccagaCACTTGATATCCCTGACTTCCCGTCAGCTGCCAACAACTGCGAGGGAGTCCTGCGCTGGCCAATCTTTGAGGGCTTGGTGCCTGATGTTCATTCTTTCATCTTGGAGTCGGCAAAAGAGGACAGCGGCCAGACTGAGAATATAAGAACTGGCTCCTTGGGTAGGGGCGTCCAAGAAGACGACTTCATACCTCTCTCCAAGAAATTCTTGGCCTATGTACACGTGAAGAACCCCATCTTGGATGTGGCAGACTATAAAGCTCAAGTCAGAGACGCCGCAGAGAATGGACCCAGGTGGGATGGACCATCGTGCCTTGTGGTAT TTGATATCCTGCGCTCTTGCATGTCTCGCAGCACCTTTCCAGACTGA
- a CDS encoding GFO-IDH-MocA domain-containing protein, whose product MGSIPTRQPESSQGDSRILRVGIIGCGEISQVAHIPNINFLSHKFQTTYLCDISKQALAHCARKVQGGTPKTTIDPSELCSSPDVDVVLIANADAYHVEHGIIALQNDKYCLIEKPAALCFRDLDRLVQAESTSKGKVFVGTMRRYATAFIDAVKEVGGMQNIQYARVRDIIGPNSVFVDQSGTFPQKFSDFTEADGEDRLKRETDIQEQALGKEFDVPITPKSKRMLRVLGGLGTHDLSAMREILGMPKRVAGACLTFPGIFNVLFEYDGFPVSYESGLNGVPQFDAHIEVYSQDKIVRVNYDSPYVKGLPVTLTIRERIGDDGFQERVIRKTYQDPYTLEMLELYDCVIGNKTPKTSAADARSDIELFRMIIKADEGRYKAESSS is encoded by the exons ATGGGCAGCATTCCTACCCGTCAGCCTGAGAGCTCACAAGGCGACTCTCGCATCCTGCGCGTTGGCATCATCGGCTGCGGGGAAATCTCCCAGGTCGCACACATTCCCAACATCAACTTTCTCTCCCACAAGTTCCAGACGACCTACCTCTGCGACATCTCCAAACAAGCGCTGGCCCATTGTGCCAGAAAGGTCCAAGGAGGCACGCCAAAGACTACCATTGACCCCTCGGAGTTGTGCTCTTCTCCAGATGTTGATGTGGTCTTGATCGCCAACGCAGACGCGTATCATGTCGAACACGGCATCATCGCTCTTCAGAATGACAAGTACTGTCTCATCGAGAAGCCAGCAGCCCTCTGCTTCAGAGACTTGGACAGACTCGTCCAAGCTGAAAGCACCTCAAAGGGCAAGGTGTTTGTCGGCACGATGCGCCGCTACGCAACCGCCTTTATCGACGCCGTAAAGGAAGTCGGAGGCATGCAAAACATCCAATATGCCCGCGTCAGGGATATTATTGGACCCAACTCGGTCTTTGTCGACCAGTCGGGTACTTTTCCTCAAAAGTTTAGCGACTTTACGGAGGCTGATGGCGAGGATCGGTTGAAGCGTGAGACGGACATCCAAGAGCAGGCTCTTGGGAAGGAATTTGACGTCCCCATCAcgcccaagtccaagaggATGCTTCGTGTGCTTGGAGG TCTTGGAACCCATGATCTCTCCGCCATGCGAGAGATTCTCGGCATGCCCAAGCGTGTCGCCGGCGCCTGTCTGACCTTCCCCGGCATCTTCAACGTCCTCTTTGAATACGACGGTTTCCCCGTCTCGTACGAGTCAGGTCTCAACGGCGTGCCCCAGTTCGACGCACACATCGAGGTCTACTCACAAGACAAGATTGTGCGCGTCAACTACGACTCGCCCTACGTCAAGGGTCTTCCCGTGACTTTGACGATCCGGGAAAGGATTGGTGACGATGGTTTCCAAGAGCGGGTCATTAGAAAGACGTACCAGGATCCTTACacgttggagatgctggagtTGTACGACTGTGTGATCGGAAACAAGACACCCAAGACGAGCGCGGCCGACGCGCGAAGTGATATTGAGTTGTTCCGAATGATCATCAAAGCGGATGAAGGTAGATACAAGGCCGAGTCAAGCTCCTAG
- a CDS encoding MFS domain-containing protein has product MGIFSKKEAELAVGSELSRVLPQNPKPWYRTWHILKLNLCLLVPLFSSASVGYDGSMMNGLQTLPQWRQYFDNPEGALLGLMNSVYPLGKVVSLFVVSYVCDRWGRKLPMLIGFITCIAFAILQGLSKDIHSFIIARAFLGFFTSFISQPSPIIITELAYPTQRGKLTALYNTFFYFGSIFAAWCTYGTFKIQSTWSWRIPSLLQGALPAFQLLAWYFLPESPRWLVSQGRKEEARKVLAEYHAGGDADSPLVNFEMDEIERVITQESEALSATSWVELVRTPANRRRTLIAVIVGWFAQWNGVGVVSYYLVLVLNTIGITKVKDQTLINGLLQIFNWLASTFLGALMVDRLGRRTLFLVSTAGMFAAYVVWTGLTSHFVNTHNEATGRAVVAFIFIYYLFYDIAWTPLLQAYPVEIYPYTLRARGLSITYISSFTGLIVGNQVNPIAMKAIAWKYYIVFCCILAILFVVIWFLFPETKGHTLEEIREVFEGKQSDHDRLAKVESGVDEEESREKDGRAKQLEVVS; this is encoded by the exons ATGGGCATCTTCAGCAAGAAAGAGGCCGAACTTGCCGTCGGCTCAGAACTCTCCCGA GTTCTGCCCCAAAACCCAAAGCCGTGGTACAGAACCTGGCATATCTTGAAGCTCAACCTATGCCTCTTGGTCCCCTTGTTCTCTTCCGCGTCCGTTGGTTACGATG GCTCGATGATGAATGGACTTCAGACCCTCCCCCAATGGCGTCAATACTTTGACAACCCAGAGGGggccctcctcggcctcatgAACTCTGTCTATCCTCTCGGAAAGGTCGTCTCCTTGTTTGTCGTGTCTTATGTGTGCGATCGCTGGGGACGAAAGCTGCCCATGCTCATCGGTTTTATCACTTGCATTGCCTTTGCCATCCTCCAAGGTCTTTCCAAGGATATCCACAGCTTCATCATTGCCAGAGCGTTCCTGGGTTTCTTTACGAGTTTCATCAGCCAGCCCAGTCCCATTATTATTACTGAGCTAGCCTATCCAACCCAGCGAGGAAAGTTGACTGCTCTGTATAACACCTTCTTT TACTTTGGCTCCATCTTTGCTGCTTGGTGCACATACGGCACATTCAAGATCCAGTCGacttggagctggagaattCCATCTCTCCTACAGGGAGCCTTGCCGGCCTTTCAGCTTCTGGCCTGGTACTTTCTCCCAGAGTCGCCAAG ATGGCTTGTTTCTCAGGGACGCAAGGAAGAAGCCCGCAAGGTCCTCGCAGAGTATCACGCTGGCGGTGATGCTGATTCCCCTCTTGTCAACTTTGAAATGGACGAGATCGAAAGGGTCATCACCCAAGAATCCGAAGCTCTCTCTGCAACCTCCTGGGTCGAGCTTGTCCGCACACCCGCCAACCGCAGACGCACTCTCATCGCTGTCATCGTCGGTTGGTTTGCTCAGTGGAACGGCGTGGGAGTCGTCAGCTACTATCTTGTTCTCGTCCTCAACACAATTGGCATCACAAAGGTCAAGGACCAGACTCTCATCAACGGTCTTCTTCAGATCTTCAACTGGCTTGCGTCTACCTTCCTGGGAGCACTCATGGTCGATCGTCTTGGTCGTCGTACTCTTTTCCTTGTCTCCACGGCTGGCATGTTTGCTGCCTATGTCGTTTGGACCGGTCTTACTTCGCATTTCGTCAACACGCACAACGAGGCAACAGGACGGGCAGTCGttgccttcatcttcatttACTACCTGTTCTACGATATTGCCTGGACGCCACTTCTCCAGGCCTATCCCGTCGAGATCTATCCGTACACCCTCCGTGCCCGTGGTCTCTCAATCACCTACATCTCGTCCTTCACCGGTCTCATCGTTGGCAACCAGGTTAACCCGATTGCTATGAAGGCCATCGCTTGGAAGTACTACATTGTTTTCTGCTGTATCTTGGCGATTTTGTTTGTCGTGATTTGGTTCCTCTTCCCCGAGACAAAGGGCCACACTCTCGAGGAAATCAGGGAAGTCTTTGAAGGCAAACAGAGCGATCACGATCGTTTGGCCAAGGTTGAGTCCGGcgtggatgaagaagagtCTCGGGAGAAGGATGGAAGGGCCAAGCAGCTTGAGGTTGTTTCTTAA
- a CDS encoding GFO-IDH-MocA domain-containing protein: MSQQKPSLRWGIIGTGLISSWFVEDLSLQRDNARATHHIQAIGSSSVEKGTKFVETNLPNQTPAPTVYGSYEQTYKDPNVDIIYIGTPHAFHKQNCLDAIAQGKHVLCEKAFTLNARDAREVFEAAKQKGVFVMEAMWTRFFPLVKTLQKLVHEEKVIGDVVRVFCDFAMNMHLESLGPESRLKNPALGAGSLLDIGIYSLTWGLVSLDPGVGEKAQTPKIAAAQTLVDGVDYASSIILLYPDGKQGILTSNVSVKTPTGFCRIEGTGGYIIVEGPAGSVPVSFTVYKNEDTEGKKYEFERPGKGFYWEADSVAVDIAAGRTESQTMPWAETVRVLEILDEVRRQGGAKFPQD; encoded by the coding sequence ATGTCTCAACAAAAGCCATCCCTTCGCTGGGGAATCATTGGAACCGGCCTCATCTCGTCATGGTTCGTCGAGGATCTCTCCCTCCAGCGGGATAACGCCCGGGCAACACACCATATCCAGGCTATTGGATCATCTTCAGTCGAAAAGGGCACAAAGTTCGTCGAGACCAATCTTCCAAACCAAACTCCTGCTCCTACCGTGTATGGTAGCTACGAGCAGACATACAAGGATCCCAATGTCGACATCATCTACATCGGAACTCCTCATGCTTTTCACAAACAAAACTGCCTTGACGCCATCGCTCAGGGCAAGCATGTTCTTTGCGAAAAGGCTTTTACCCTCAATGCTAGAGACGCTAGGGAAGTCTTTGAGGCTGCCAAGCAAAAGGGCGTGTTTGTCATGGAAGCCATGTGGACACGCTTCTTCCCGCTGGTCAAGACCCTTCAAAAGCTCGTCCACGAAGAAAAGGTCATTGGCGATGTCGTACGCGTGTTTTGCGACTTTGCCATGAACATGCACCTCGAATCTCTGGGTCCTGAATCACGACTTAAGAACCCTGCCCTTGGAGCCGGAAGCTTGCTAGATATTGGCATATACAGTTTGACATGGGGTCTTGTGAGTCTCGACCCTGGAGTTGGTGAGAAGGCGCAGACACCAAAGATTGCGGCGGCTCAAACACTGGTTGACGGCGTCGACTATGCATCTTCAATCATTCTGCTGTATCCAGATGGAAAGCAGGGAATTCTCACGTCCAACGTATCAGTCAAGACTCCCACTGGCTTCTGCCGCATTGAAGGAACTGGCGGCTACATTATCGTCGAGGGTCCGGCAGGCTCTGTACCTGTTTCATTCACAGTGTATAAGAACGAAGACACCGAAGGAAAGAAGTATGAGTTTGAGCGACCGGGCAAGGGCTTCTACTGGGAGGCTGATTCTGTGGCGGTTGATATTGCGGCGGGAAGGACTGAGAGCCAAACCATGCCTTGGGCCGAGACGGTTCGTGTTCTTGAGATTTTGGATGAAGTGAGGAGGCAGGGCGGTGCCAAGTTTCCCCAGGATTAG